One Gelria sp. Kuro-4 DNA segment encodes these proteins:
- a CDS encoding DUF3825 domain-containing protein, translated as MLLSEFAFVRPDIIKKVAEFAVKEKWGENEEDLSILQKYIDYNFEIAYEQNLIKFAEDKSYCLWRVGHLVTDRGEPITILFVKNRLENKQPYLALFVFKGIEFDAKVGDSTVREKAPKAPRYKFPSYHANYKLNFNFDHYLSDHESRVAAALPNLTSYQRYLIVLGAIQTAHLIASQVAVPQWFRDKNASVGGYKWLLPLRITDPDLSKKPNLVAALDPDNDSREYLVRTLLPPEWAYANARAVISSIDAKISHWV; from the coding sequence TTGCTTCTAAGCGAGTTTGCATTCGTCCGGCCCGATATTATCAAGAAGGTTGCTGAGTTTGCCGTTAAGGAAAAGTGGGGCGAAAACGAAGAAGACTTAAGTATTCTTCAAAAGTACATTGATTACAACTTTGAAATCGCTTATGAACAGAACCTGATTAAATTCGCCGAGGACAAATCTTATTGTCTCTGGCGCGTAGGGCACCTGGTGACCGACCGGGGCGAGCCTATCACCATCCTTTTTGTTAAGAACAGGTTGGAAAACAAGCAGCCTTACTTGGCCCTCTTTGTTTTTAAGGGTATAGAATTCGATGCCAAGGTTGGGGACAGCACCGTGCGGGAAAAAGCGCCCAAGGCACCGCGCTACAAGTTCCCCAGTTATCATGCCAATTACAAGCTCAACTTCAACTTTGACCACTACCTGAGCGACCACGAATCACGCGTGGCAGCGGCTTTGCCCAACCTTACCTCTTACCAGCGGTACCTGATCGTACTCGGCGCCATCCAGACAGCACACCTGATTGCCTCGCAGGTGGCCGTACCGCAGTGGTTCCGGGACAAGAACGCCTCTGTCGGCGGATATAAGTGGCTGCTGCCCCTGCGCATCACCGACCCGGACCTGTCCAAGAAGCCGAATCTGGTAGCTGCCCTCGACCCGGATAACGACAGCCGCGAGTACCTGGTACGCACCCTGCTCCCGCCCGAGTGGGCTTACGCCAACGCTCGGGCGGTGATCAGCAGTATCGACGCCAAGATCAGCCACTGGGTATAG
- a CDS encoding response regulator transcription factor, with the protein MSQAEKKQIRVIIADDHALLREGIRKILSLEPDITVVGEAEDGDQVIELARNTDVDIVLMDINMPNVDGIKATQVIKEEKPGIKIIALTIHNQEEYLFELIRGGISGYVLKDVRPHELVKTIRCVAEGEGFIPPSLTPKVFHELNRLSKKREEESRYHFALTERELEVLQQICLGLSNREIAEKLYISEKTVRNHLTNIFQKLGVGDRTQAVLFAIKHNLVQT; encoded by the coding sequence ATGTCACAGGCAGAGAAAAAACAAATTAGAGTAATTATTGCCGATGACCATGCTCTTCTGCGGGAGGGTATAAGAAAAATTCTTTCATTGGAGCCGGATATCACCGTGGTCGGGGAGGCCGAAGACGGCGACCAGGTGATAGAACTGGCCAGGAATACCGATGTCGACATCGTATTGATGGACATCAATATGCCGAATGTTGACGGCATAAAAGCCACGCAGGTGATAAAAGAGGAAAAGCCGGGGATAAAGATAATAGCCCTCACGATCCATAACCAGGAGGAGTATTTGTTTGAGCTTATAAGGGGCGGCATTTCCGGCTACGTCTTAAAGGACGTCAGGCCCCACGAGCTTGTGAAAACCATCCGGTGCGTGGCGGAAGGGGAGGGTTTTATCCCTCCTTCACTTACCCCCAAAGTTTTCCACGAGCTCAACCGGCTTTCAAAAAAAAGAGAAGAAGAGTCGCGCTATCATTTTGCTTTGACGGAGAGAGAGCTCGAGGTGCTGCAGCAGATCTGTCTGGGGCTTTCCAACAGGGAGATAGCGGAAAAGCTCTACATAAGCGAAAAGACGGTGAGGAACCACCTGACCAACATATTCCAGAAGCTGGGAGTCGGCGACCGGACCCAAGCGGTGCTGTTTGCCATCAAGCACAATCTGGTGCAGACTTGA
- a CDS encoding sensor histidine kinase, producing the protein MVNIENLERIIQKTRRVVEKSKEQLYQLGESARLEYERTKHELESVKKEIAGIIREVDDLEKAYAQARRHLMEVSRDFKRHSEEQIKRAYEEANKKQIELLSKREQEKLLRLHRDHLERNLKNLEVTIKRSEELIANVGMVLKILSNDLDAISSRIGEMQQMQALGLSVVMAQEEERKRVAREIHDGPAQSLANIVMRAEFCLKLMEVNPAMLREELYSLMDLVRRSLQDVRKIIFDLRPMSLDDLGLVPALERYVEQYMNDYGIYVEIVVVGKEYELPSPLVVAVFRVVQESMTNIRKYARATEVLTKIEFLKNRINVVVRDNGCGFDVERVMAEKSGTAFGLVGMRERIQLLKGKFEVKSSPGRGTEVILSVPTAPEENGLVGVRRGEHVTGREKTN; encoded by the coding sequence TTGGTCAATATCGAGAATCTCGAGAGGATAATACAAAAGACGCGAAGAGTTGTGGAAAAGAGCAAGGAGCAGCTCTACCAGTTGGGCGAGAGCGCGAGGCTGGAGTACGAGAGGACAAAGCATGAGCTTGAGTCGGTAAAAAAGGAGATAGCAGGTATTATCCGAGAGGTTGACGACCTGGAAAAGGCCTACGCCCAGGCGAGAAGGCATTTAATGGAAGTCAGCCGGGATTTTAAGCGTCATAGTGAAGAGCAAATTAAACGAGCTTACGAAGAAGCCAATAAAAAGCAGATCGAGCTTTTGAGCAAGCGCGAACAGGAAAAGTTGCTCCGACTGCACAGGGACCACCTGGAGCGCAACCTCAAAAACTTGGAGGTCACCATAAAGCGCTCGGAAGAGTTGATTGCCAACGTGGGAATGGTGCTCAAGATATTGAGCAACGATCTTGACGCCATCAGCAGCCGGATAGGCGAGATGCAGCAGATGCAGGCCCTGGGCCTCTCGGTTGTCATGGCCCAGGAAGAGGAGCGCAAGCGGGTGGCCAGGGAGATTCACGACGGGCCCGCCCAGAGCCTGGCGAATATAGTGATGAGGGCCGAATTTTGTTTGAAGCTCATGGAAGTTAATCCGGCGATGTTGAGGGAGGAACTCTACAGTTTGATGGACCTGGTGCGAAGGAGCCTCCAGGACGTGCGGAAAATAATTTTCGATCTTCGCCCCATGTCCCTTGATGATCTGGGCCTCGTGCCGGCCCTCGAGCGCTACGTCGAACAATACATGAACGACTACGGTATCTACGTCGAGATAGTGGTTGTGGGAAAAGAGTACGAACTCCCTTCTCCTCTAGTGGTGGCTGTTTTCCGCGTCGTCCAGGAATCCATGACCAATATCAGGAAATATGCCAGGGCTACGGAGGTGCTGACTAAAATAGAGTTCTTGAAAAACCGAATAAATGTAGTGGTCCGAGACAACGGCTGCGGTTTCGACGTGGAAAGAGTAATGGCCGAAAAAAGCGGGACGGCCTTCGGGCTTGTCGGAATGAGGGAGCGTATACAGTTATTGAAAGGCAAATTTGAAGTAAAATCTTCCCCGGGCCGGGGAACGGAAGTGATTCTAAGTGTACCGACCGCCCCCGAAGAAAATGGCTTGGTTGGGGTTCGGAGGGGTGAGCATGTCACAGGCAGAGAAAAAACAAATTAG
- a CDS encoding HAMP domain-containing protein, with product MTTSWYKGGGFSLTFRLSLGFTLIITLLMGGVGFSTYVRERDAFINGVVDRGWATVRLVNTVALEATGSGNYLLLNRMMKDIEDDASILEAVVLDKNGDAVASSGIAGGASAKDKADDLIAGAGGKKLALIKDGSGKVTAVAFTSPIVDTGGQALGHTYILMDFRSVESYLRQTAYNIIFNFVLATLAGLLLARLIIIRAVGRPIKGLLLATERVAVGDFSYKLPVATRDELGHLTRAFNVMTRELGVLFNTIREKLGDMCSTSNLIARHSEVFEKDAGELEAARRSELLKELNSCARRLVRMCDQLNSLVLQFKTEG from the coding sequence ATGACAACAAGCTGGTACAAAGGCGGAGGTTTTTCTCTTACCTTCCGGCTGAGCCTCGGTTTTACCCTGATCATCACCCTCTTGATGGGAGGGGTGGGTTTTTCCACGTATGTCAGGGAGCGCGACGCCTTCATAAATGGGGTCGTGGACCGGGGTTGGGCGACAGTTCGCCTTGTTAATACGGTTGCGCTCGAAGCGACAGGGTCGGGGAATTATCTGCTGCTTAACCGGATGATGAAAGATATAGAGGACGATGCCTCTATCCTTGAGGCTGTAGTCTTAGACAAAAACGGCGACGCCGTGGCCTCCTCCGGCATCGCGGGTGGGGCTTCGGCTAAAGATAAAGCCGACGATCTAATAGCCGGGGCGGGCGGCAAAAAACTTGCCCTTATAAAAGACGGTAGCGGTAAGGTGACCGCCGTTGCTTTTACATCGCCCATCGTCGACACCGGCGGGCAAGCCCTCGGCCATACGTACATCCTCATGGACTTCCGTTCGGTTGAGAGTTACCTGCGCCAGACGGCGTACAACATTATTTTCAACTTTGTGCTGGCAACTTTGGCCGGGCTCCTGCTGGCCCGCCTGATAATCATCAGGGCGGTGGGGCGCCCGATAAAAGGGCTGCTGCTGGCTACAGAAAGGGTTGCCGTCGGTGATTTTTCGTATAAGCTGCCCGTGGCTACCCGGGATGAACTGGGGCATCTGACCAGAGCTTTCAACGTGATGACCAGGGAGCTGGGGGTGCTCTTTAATACCATAAGGGAGAAACTGGGCGATATGTGCTCGACTTCCAATCTTATAGCCAGGCACTCGGAAGTCTTTGAAAAAGATGCCGGCGAGCTCGAAGCCGCCCGACGGTCCGAACTGCTGAAGGAGCTTAACTCCTGTGCCAGGCGCCTTGTCCGTATGTGCGACCAGCTTAACTCACTGGTGCTGCAGTTTAAGACGGAAGGCTGA
- a CDS encoding DUF192 domain-containing protein → MKATNFTRKTVLAQQVRTAFSFAERLVGLICTADFRTGMGLLLVPCSSIHTWFMRYPIDVIFLDRDDRVLKVAHSVPPFRLGPVVRGATKALELPAGVCRATGTEIDDVIEFTFEE, encoded by the coding sequence ATGAAGGCGACTAATTTCACCAGGAAAACGGTCCTGGCCCAGCAGGTTAGGACGGCCTTCTCTTTTGCCGAAAGGCTGGTTGGTTTGATTTGCACAGCGGATTTTCGAACGGGTATGGGGCTCTTGCTTGTGCCGTGTTCATCTATACATACCTGGTTCATGCGATACCCCATCGATGTGATCTTCCTGGACCGCGACGACCGGGTCTTGAAGGTGGCGCACTCCGTCCCGCCGTTTCGGTTGGGGCCGGTGGTCAGAGGGGCCACAAAAGCTCTGGAACTCCCGGCCGGGGTGTGCAGAGCCACCGGCACAGAAATTGACGATGTGATTGAATTTACTTTTGAGGAGTGA
- a CDS encoding type II secretion system F family protein: MAAMAWALIGVFGAVFSLTLFLHRSLCGESIRMSKRVTEVVGAAPVSIRQQELSFPLLHRFIKPMLAGAAKALVRHIPAAGTETLEKRLLEAGRPWNLSARELLAVKYVLAGLGALGFMELWKLAGQTPMQSAVMAFLGCIAGWLAPDAVVSSKARQRRQQVEKSLPDVLDLITVCVEAGLGFDAALVKVVERSRGVLADELFQVLQEIRMGKSRREALREMADRMAVDDLSNFVGSVIMAEQLGISIGNVLRSQSKEARQKRRQRVEETAMKAPVKMLLPMVMFIFPAVFIVLLGPAAIQIMRAFGF; encoded by the coding sequence ATGGCAGCTATGGCTTGGGCTTTGATCGGGGTTTTCGGCGCTGTGTTTAGCCTTACCCTGTTCTTGCACCGCTCGCTCTGCGGGGAAAGCATAAGGATGAGCAAGAGGGTGACGGAAGTGGTGGGCGCCGCCCCCGTTTCCATCAGGCAACAGGAATTATCCTTCCCTTTATTGCACAGGTTCATAAAGCCCATGCTGGCCGGTGCGGCGAAAGCTCTGGTGCGGCACATACCGGCCGCCGGCACGGAAACGCTGGAGAAAAGGCTCCTGGAGGCAGGCAGACCGTGGAATCTTTCCGCGCGGGAACTCTTAGCGGTGAAGTATGTGCTGGCGGGGCTGGGGGCGCTGGGGTTCATGGAGCTATGGAAGCTGGCCGGACAGACGCCGATGCAGTCTGCGGTGATGGCCTTTTTAGGGTGCATCGCCGGGTGGCTAGCGCCGGATGCGGTTGTGAGCTCCAAAGCCCGGCAGCGCAGGCAGCAGGTGGAAAAGTCTCTGCCCGACGTGCTGGATCTTATCACCGTGTGCGTGGAGGCCGGATTGGGGTTTGACGCCGCCCTGGTGAAGGTGGTGGAGAGATCCAGGGGCGTCCTGGCCGACGAGCTGTTCCAGGTTTTGCAGGAAATAAGGATGGGAAAGTCCAGGAGAGAAGCACTCCGGGAGATGGCCGACAGAATGGCCGTCGACGACCTGTCGAATTTTGTGGGGTCGGTCATCATGGCTGAACAGCTGGGCATAAGCATAGGGAACGTGCTGCGCTCGCAGTCCAAGGAAGCCCGGCAGAAGCGCCGCCAGCGGGTGGAAGAAACCGCCATGAAAGCACCCGTAAAAATGCTCCTGCCCATGGTGATGTTCATTTTCCCTGCGGTGTTCATCGTCTTACTTGGTCCGGCGGCCATCCAGATAATGCGTGCCTTTGGTTTCTAA
- a CDS encoding type II secretion system F family protein, whose amino-acid sequence MEAVSVLVFLAVFLTALGLTEAGSSDRRLVMTRIKRIASRDAGKEEPTAARQRAELWRRLLTWAGGLSLARRLGRLADKKLEEADVLLRGGEFIVIVLACAVATSLVAFTITLNPAGSLVLGLTAAAMPFVALDAARAKRLASFNAQIGDALTITANSLRSGFSFLQSMDMVRKELPDPIKKEFTRTIKEISLGTPTEEALENMARRVNSEDLDLVVTAVLIQKQVGGNLAEVLDNIAETVRDRMRIKREIRTLTAQGRISGLIIGLLPLILGGFMMVVRPSYVMELFSSRAGWTMLTLAVTGELTGLLIIRKIVDIRF is encoded by the coding sequence GTGGAAGCCGTAAGCGTGCTGGTCTTCTTAGCGGTTTTTTTGACGGCGCTGGGGCTGACCGAGGCCGGTTCTTCCGATCGGCGTCTGGTGATGACGCGCATAAAAAGAATCGCTTCGCGGGACGCCGGAAAAGAAGAGCCGACCGCTGCTCGGCAGCGAGCGGAATTATGGCGGAGATTATTGACCTGGGCGGGCGGTTTATCTCTGGCGCGGCGCCTGGGGCGGCTGGCGGATAAAAAACTGGAAGAAGCCGACGTGTTGCTCCGCGGAGGGGAATTTATCGTCATTGTCCTCGCCTGTGCCGTTGCCACCTCGCTCGTTGCGTTTACGATAACGCTCAATCCTGCCGGAAGCTTAGTTCTGGGCCTTACGGCCGCCGCGATGCCGTTTGTGGCGCTCGACGCCGCCAGGGCCAAAAGGCTTGCAAGTTTTAACGCCCAGATCGGTGACGCCCTGACCATTACGGCCAATTCCCTGCGCTCGGGCTTCAGCTTTCTGCAGAGCATGGATATGGTGCGCAAGGAACTGCCGGATCCCATAAAAAAAGAGTTTACAAGGACCATAAAAGAAATAAGCCTGGGGACCCCGACCGAAGAGGCCCTTGAAAACATGGCCAGGCGGGTGAACAGCGAAGACCTGGACCTGGTAGTCACGGCGGTCCTGATCCAGAAGCAGGTGGGGGGCAACCTTGCGGAGGTTTTGGACAATATTGCGGAGACCGTCCGGGATCGCATGCGCATTAAGCGGGAAATCAGGACCCTCACCGCCCAGGGGCGTATCTCCGGCCTTATTATAGGCCTCCTACCCCTGATCCTGGGTGGCTTCATGATGGTGGTAAGGCCCTCATACGTAATGGAGCTTTTTTCCTCCCGGGCTGGATGGACCATGTTGACGCTGGCCGTAACAGGCGAATTGACTGGGCTGCTCATAATCAGGAAGATCGTGGACATCAGGTTCTGA
- a CDS encoding CpaF family protein, whose protein sequence is MSLLKRLESKRAAEDVHREERKTAPSHSGRDPYAALKTSLHKKIVDELKDIKAPEERDNALLAKRIEELVEAYLTSDGESRIPRPERLKIAAEIVDEILGYGPITPLLNDPEISEIMVNGPHQVYVERNGMLELTDVFFRDNDHVMNIIDRIVSPLGRRIDESMPMVDARLPDGSRVNAIIPPLALNGSVITIRKFAQDPFTVEDLINFGTLTREMAAFLEACVKARLNIVVSGGTGSGKTTTLNVLSSFIPPTERIITIEDAAELQLRQPHVITLESRPPNIEGKGAITIRDLVRNALRMRPDRIIVGEVRGGEALDMLQAMNTGHDGSLTTGHANSPRDMLSRLETMVLMAGMELPVRAIREQISSAIDLIIQQSRLRDGSRRITHITEVLGLEGEVIVLQDLYTFRQTGMERDGRVKGCFSCTGIRPQCLDRIEAGGIKLPPEVFQPSIL, encoded by the coding sequence ATGTCCTTGCTGAAGAGGCTTGAAAGCAAGAGAGCGGCGGAAGATGTGCACCGCGAGGAACGGAAGACGGCTCCAAGCCACTCCGGGCGGGACCCTTACGCCGCGTTAAAGACCAGCCTGCATAAGAAGATTGTAGATGAGCTTAAGGACATAAAAGCTCCTGAAGAAAGAGACAACGCGCTCTTGGCCAAACGCATAGAAGAGCTGGTGGAGGCTTATTTGACCTCCGACGGCGAAAGCCGCATTCCCCGCCCGGAAAGGCTTAAGATAGCCGCGGAGATAGTCGACGAGATACTGGGCTACGGGCCGATTACTCCCCTCCTCAATGACCCTGAGATCAGCGAAATAATGGTCAACGGCCCGCACCAGGTTTATGTGGAAAGAAACGGCATGCTGGAACTCACCGATGTCTTTTTCCGGGACAACGACCATGTCATGAACATCATCGACAGGATAGTTTCACCGCTCGGAAGGCGCATCGATGAGAGCATGCCCATGGTGGATGCCAGGCTTCCGGATGGATCCCGGGTAAACGCCATCATCCCCCCTCTCGCTTTGAACGGCTCGGTCATCACCATCCGGAAGTTTGCTCAGGACCCGTTCACGGTAGAAGACCTGATCAATTTCGGCACCCTCACCCGGGAGATGGCCGCTTTCCTCGAGGCCTGCGTCAAGGCGAGGCTTAATATCGTGGTGTCCGGCGGCACCGGCAGCGGCAAGACGACGACGCTCAACGTCCTGTCTTCCTTTATCCCCCCGACAGAAAGGATCATCACCATTGAAGACGCGGCGGAGCTTCAGCTGCGCCAGCCGCATGTAATCACCCTGGAGAGCCGGCCGCCGAACATCGAAGGCAAAGGAGCTATAACCATCCGCGACCTGGTGCGGAACGCTCTCCGCATGAGGCCCGACCGGATAATCGTAGGCGAGGTGCGCGGCGGCGAAGCGTTGGATATGCTGCAGGCCATGAACACGGGCCACGACGGGTCGCTCACCACCGGCCACGCCAATTCGCCGCGCGACATGCTCTCCCGCCTGGAAACCATGGTGCTGATGGCCGGGATGGAACTGCCGGTGCGGGCCATTCGGGAGCAGATTTCGTCGGCGATAGACTTGATCATCCAACAAAGCCGCCTGCGGGACGGTTCCCGGCGTATCACGCACATAACGGAGGTCCTCGGGCTGGAGGGAGAAGTGATTGTGCTGCAGGATCTGTACACCTTCCGCCAGACGGGGATGGAACGCGACGGCAGGGTTAAGGGGTGTTTTTCCTGTACCGGCATCCGGCCCCAATGCCTGGACCGCATCGAAGCCGGCGGTATCAAATTGCCGCCGGAAGTGTTTCAGCCGTCGATTCTGTAG
- a CDS encoding CpaE family protein, whose translation MTPIRVLIADDIATTREDVKRLLYFEDDIEVVGEAADGCEAVSLAEELKPDVILMDINMPRLDGIGATEQISVNVPQCAIIIISIQGEREYLRKAMAAGAREYLIKPFSADELANAIRRVDESQKRRNIYLTSPMGANASPALRQKGKIITFFCTKGGVGKTTLACNLAVALAQETGKKVALVDLDLTAGDAAVMLNINPGSTIADLVQEQETLDFQLVDVFLVPHLSGTRVLPAPLSPEQAELVHASHVEQLLKILQENFDYIIVDTAPLYSDINLGALEASDRIALVLNQDLTTLKHVKTALDIMKTLNCESKVRIILNQQSSEGLKVKELEKTLNTAITAAVPEDTKTVRSAVNKGVPFVMAQPYAKVAAAVKELSGLLDLHKGNEGREVTTLKSLVTKMFSF comes from the coding sequence ATGACGCCGATAAGGGTTTTGATTGCCGACGATATAGCCACCACACGCGAAGACGTAAAACGCCTGCTCTATTTTGAAGACGACATAGAGGTGGTGGGTGAAGCCGCCGACGGTTGTGAAGCTGTGTCCTTGGCGGAGGAACTGAAACCCGACGTGATACTTATGGATATAAACATGCCCCGCCTGGACGGCATCGGTGCCACGGAGCAGATTTCCGTGAATGTGCCCCAGTGTGCCATCATCATCATTTCCATCCAGGGGGAGCGGGAATACCTCCGCAAGGCTATGGCCGCCGGTGCCAGGGAGTATCTGATAAAACCTTTCTCGGCCGATGAACTGGCCAACGCCATCCGCCGGGTCGACGAATCCCAGAAGCGCCGCAACATATACCTGACGTCGCCCATGGGCGCCAATGCTTCGCCGGCCCTCAGGCAAAAGGGCAAAATCATCACCTTTTTCTGCACCAAAGGGGGCGTAGGCAAAACAACCCTGGCCTGCAATCTGGCCGTGGCCCTGGCGCAGGAGACCGGGAAAAAGGTGGCCCTAGTGGATCTGGACCTCACGGCCGGCGACGCTGCGGTGATGCTCAATATTAACCCCGGAAGCACCATAGCCGACCTGGTCCAGGAACAGGAGACCCTGGATTTTCAACTGGTGGACGTATTTTTGGTGCCCCACCTCTCGGGGACCAGGGTTCTTCCGGCGCCGCTCTCGCCGGAGCAGGCGGAACTGGTCCATGCGTCCCACGTGGAGCAGCTTCTGAAAATCTTGCAAGAAAACTTCGACTACATCATAGTAGATACTGCTCCGCTTTACAGCGATATCAATCTGGGAGCCCTGGAAGCGTCTGACCGGATAGCGCTCGTCTTGAACCAGGACCTCACTACACTAAAACACGTCAAAACCGCTCTGGACATCATGAAAACCCTGAACTGTGAGTCTAAAGTGAGGATAATCCTGAACCAGCAGAGCAGCGAAGGCCTGAAGGTCAAGGAACTGGAAAAGACGCTGAACACCGCCATAACGGCTGCCGTGCCCGAAGACACCAAAACGGTACGAAGTGCCGTCAACAAAGGGGTGCCCTTTGTTATGGCCCAGCCTTATGCCAAAGTAGCGGCCGCCGTGAAAGAGCTAAGCGGCCTGTTGGATCTGCACAAAGGAAACGAGGGCAGGGAAGTAACCACCCTCAAGTCTTTGGTAACAAAAATGTTCAGTTTTTGA
- the cpaB gene encoding Flp pilus assembly protein CpaB, which yields MRNRLIFLLAIIFGLAAALGTYSYLENLKRTYRTSGHFARVAIAKREIAARTVISGEMLEFKEMPVEYVLPGTVVDVKDAAGKIAVTDIYPGELILSSKLVARSDVAAGLAAKVEKGRRAISIPVNNITALHGLINTGDRVDVLVTFNAPDEQKAPVTSTIIQNVPVLAVDGNLEGGGGSKQELQTVTIMVEPVEAQQIALAVQHGSIQLALRSPDDVEVVPVLTSRLEHLVR from the coding sequence ATGAGAAACAGACTCATCTTTCTACTGGCGATCATTTTCGGCCTGGCGGCCGCTCTCGGCACCTATAGCTACCTGGAAAATCTCAAGAGAACTTACAGGACCTCCGGGCATTTCGCCCGCGTGGCCATAGCCAAACGGGAAATAGCAGCCAGGACGGTCATAAGCGGCGAGATGCTGGAATTCAAAGAGATGCCTGTGGAATACGTCCTGCCGGGCACGGTGGTAGACGTCAAAGATGCGGCGGGCAAAATAGCCGTGACCGACATCTATCCCGGCGAGCTGATCTTGAGCAGCAAGCTGGTGGCGAGAAGCGACGTCGCCGCCGGCCTGGCGGCGAAAGTGGAGAAGGGGAGGCGGGCAATTTCCATTCCGGTGAATAACATTACAGCCCTCCACGGGCTTATTAATACGGGAGACCGCGTTGACGTGCTGGTTACTTTCAACGCCCCCGATGAACAAAAAGCTCCCGTCACGTCCACCATAATTCAAAACGTGCCGGTGCTGGCCGTCGACGGAAATCTTGAAGGCGGCGGAGGGTCAAAACAAGAGCTCCAGACCGTTACCATTATGGTCGAACCGGTTGAGGCCCAGCAGATAGCCCTGGCCGTCCAGCACGGTAGTATTCAACTGGCGCTGCGCTCGCCGGATGACGTCGAAGTCGTGCCTGTTCTGACAAGCAGACTTGAACACTTAGTGCGATAG
- a CDS encoding pilus assembly protein TadG-related protein, translated as MKRPNDVLQKIRRDEKGTVLVLAAALMTVILGFAALATDVGALALGKNRLQNACDAAALAAARELPSTVAAGEKAVEYLEYNGVNPEEAAISFDSAGARVTVEASRRVDFTFARVFGLSGSQVSAKASAVFGRVKSVTGVVPFGIPDQRLVYGQEYKLKAGSHDGYGPGNYGALALGFRGASSYRNNLKYGYSGTVSVGDWVLTEPGNMSGPTEEGVNYRLSLCRHTPKCTINSYHPDCPMVMIVPIFEPAYLSGRDEVKIVGFGAFLLKGVEGTGHESVVSGYFLQMVPPEGLRYTLDPNGTDYGLHAAKLVE; from the coding sequence ATGAAGAGGCCGAATGACGTTCTTCAAAAAATAAGGCGCGACGAGAAAGGGACAGTCCTTGTCCTGGCTGCTGCTCTGATGACCGTAATCCTGGGCTTTGCCGCTTTGGCCACGGATGTGGGGGCCCTCGCCTTGGGAAAAAACCGTCTGCAGAACGCCTGTGACGCCGCGGCCCTGGCCGCCGCCCGGGAACTTCCATCGACGGTGGCGGCCGGAGAAAAGGCGGTAGAATACCTGGAATATAACGGGGTGAATCCGGAAGAGGCCGCCATAAGCTTCGATTCCGCAGGTGCGCGGGTGACCGTGGAAGCGTCCCGCCGGGTTGATTTTACCTTTGCCCGGGTTTTCGGTTTAAGCGGCAGCCAGGTTTCGGCAAAGGCCTCTGCCGTTTTCGGCAGGGTTAAGAGCGTAACCGGAGTGGTGCCCTTTGGAATCCCCGACCAGAGGTTGGTCTATGGACAGGAATACAAGTTGAAGGCCGGTTCGCACGACGGATACGGTCCCGGCAATTACGGGGCCTTGGCGCTGGGGTTCAGGGGTGCGTCCAGCTACAGAAATAACCTGAAATACGGTTACAGCGGCACTGTAAGTGTGGGAGATTGGGTGTTGACGGAGCCGGGAAACATGTCGGGCCCTACGGAAGAAGGAGTAAATTACCGTTTGAGCCTGTGCCGGCATACCCCCAAGTGCACGATAAATTCCTATCACCCCGACTGCCCGATGGTTATGATAGTGCCGATTTTTGAGCCCGCCTACTTGAGCGGCAGGGACGAGGTAAAAATAGTCGGGTTCGGCGCCTTTCTATTAAAAGGGGTGGAAGGGACGGGCCATGAAAGCGTTGTATCCGGCTATTTTTTACAGATGGTCCCGCCGGAAGGGCTGCGCTATACCCTGGACCCCAACGGAACCGACTACGGCCTGCACGCGGCCAAGCTGGTGGAATAG
- a CDS encoding TadE/TadG family type IV pilus assembly protein — translation MVKGEKLWKSQRGQSLVELALTLPVIILVLFGILEFGRISYSYIVITHAAREGARAGAVGKTDAEIVATIRETAPLPNADTNLHITKLEPSESARTSGLPLTVEVAYDVELVTPLFDKLLPNPFTLKSRVTMRIE, via the coding sequence ATGGTCAAAGGGGAAAAGCTCTGGAAAAGCCAGAGAGGGCAGTCGCTGGTTGAACTCGCCCTGACCCTGCCGGTGATTATCCTGGTGCTGTTCGGCATCCTGGAATTCGGTCGCATCTCTTATTCATACATCGTTATAACGCACGCCGCCCGGGAAGGAGCGAGGGCCGGCGCCGTCGGTAAAACCGACGCGGAAATTGTCGCCACGATCCGTGAGACCGCTCCCCTGCCCAACGCCGACACCAATTTGCACATAACAAAGCTCGAGCCGAGCGAGTCCGCTCGGACGTCGGGTCTGCCGCTTACCGTGGAAGTTGCTTACGACGTGGAACTGGTAACCCCGCTTTTCGATAAATTGTTGCCGAATCCCTTCACGCTGAAAAGCCGGGTTACCATGAGGATAGAATGA